Proteins co-encoded in one Pseudophryne corroboree isolate aPseCor3 chromosome 1, aPseCor3.hap2, whole genome shotgun sequence genomic window:
- the LOC135056372 gene encoding uncharacterized protein LOC135056372 isoform X2, whose product MESAGVSTSRSVAGGADGVPSRAGESSSDPDWSKGSASGLGSGTRSSASSIGSSAGRISGKRSRRRRRGTDSSLASTSSEGLSSSDGGLHRVKRRRQRKRRYSTSSASQVSVESDTVHCANTAVQRGLRPRIRDRIRKGQYVNIFALTSDDRKALLSAKKKGQGSEDTLRSYQNWVRCMLIFAACYLETRPDEHMNVVRYQFLIHVLYHKYKGSAWRRYDEDFRRKQHGREIYNFGKKDVELCSELTQGPAATDDGGSARRWAKKPASRSAGFRGGAGRAGHGKCFAFNNAQCDLGGRCRFRHSCIRCGGGHGIKDCPSPGTGSAFGSQPRQSRAPAATGASHSSHPN is encoded by the coding sequence ATGGAATCCGCCGGTGTATCCACGAGTCGTTCGGTGGCCGGAGGCGCGGACGGCGTGCCCTCTCGagcaggtgagtcttcctcggaccctgactggtccaaggggagcgctaGCGGCTTGGGTTCGGGTACTCGCTCCAGCGCCTCTAGCATAGGTAGCAGCGCAGGCAGGATTTCCGGCAAGCGCAgtaggcgcaggcgtcggggcacagattcctcccttgcctctacttcctcggagggtctgtcctcctcagatgGCGGCTTGCACAGGGTGAAGCGTCGTAGACAACGCAAGCGGCGGTATTCCACCTCGTCCGCGtcccaagtatcggtggaatcagacaccgtgcactgcgccaatacggcggtgcaacgtggactcaggccccggatccgggaccgtatccgtaagggccaatatgtgaacatttttgcccttaccagcgacgatcgcaaagccttgctttcggctaagaaaaaggggcagggtagcgaggacactttgcggtcctaccagaattgggtccgctgcatgttgatctttgcggcgtgttacctagagacgcgcccggatgaacatatgaacgtggtgcgctatcaatttcttatacacgttctgtaccataagtacaaagggtctgcCTGGCGGCGCTACGACGAGGATTTCCGACGCAAACAACATGGCCGGGAGATCTATAACTTTGGTAAAAAAGAcgtggaattgtgctctgaactgacACAAGGTCCGGCCGCCACAGATGACGGCGGCTCGGCAAGACGATGGGCAAAAaaacctgcctctcgttctgccggctttcgcggaggcgcagggcgcgcggggcatgggaaatgcttcgcttttaataatgcacaatgcgacttgggggggcgatgtcgttttcgccactcctgtatcagatgtggcgggggccacggcaTTAAAGATTGCCCCAGTCCTGGGACCGGAAGTGCTTTTGGCTCGCAGCCCCGacagagtcgcgctcccgcggccaccggcgctagccacagctcccaccccaattag